The DNA region ctcccaaagccaccatggtccaaacttcatagtcgctgatcgtgcCTTCCTGTattagggacaatacgcagagaaactttcagcttttataaaataacaaaaatctgACCCTCGCTGGCTCTTGGTCCATTAGATCCTCACATTCTTGGAATCTTCTGACATACCCGCAGTGCCATTGACGGGCGTTTAGTTAGTCGAATCTCATAAAAATTTGATCTCTATCCTGATAGCTCGTGGAAATCTTTAAGATTATTCATATTGCATTCagtattaactggcgtgtttccacttgagaccgtcattagcaataacaataagatcaagtcgtggcgggtgaattcaaaagttgATTGATTTGCaagaaaatatataaggttgaaccggctcctttaaaaatgaatgggctctatgagtgtttggtttattacccctattgtttacgtggcatgtcgaacgtaatcctattgttattggtaatgacggtctcaagtggaatcacgccagttaatattgaatgcactatacattaaaaaaaagttatggcCGCTGTACTTACATTCCACAATAGTTTTCCCAGAAATGTCTTGCTCTTGCTTTTGGTCTTTGTCGGTAAGATCCACGAATTCAACGGCCAATATAACCCACAGTTACATTAAGAGCTTCCTGTGTTCATACAAAGTTCTGACCATCTTGTCCAATCTATAACCCTCATCCCTCAATAAAAAAGGAGCCAATCGGTCAATCGACCCATAAACCAGTTCCGGTCATAAATTGGTCATTCCCTGCATCCTGTTACTGTGAAGCTATTGTCATAACCGTTTACAAATAGATGGATGCTGTTAGGGTTCCCactttcttaaattaaaattagtttagtttagtttaatattctttattgtacaccaaaaagaaaagacacaaaaagaaacatgtaaaagaagaacatacaatcagcggccttatcgctgtgaagcgatctctaccaggcaactaggttgaagaggatttaagggctagtgaaaactgggtttaaggtgtacgtaagttgttagggaacataaagataataattataatataagtaatatgtatattaatagccacagaaatgccttaataataatatatagataaagatatacataggtacatatataatacataatatatatacatatattaatatataatatagtgatagatgaataataaatatacaacaataatattatgagtaatattgatgttttaattgtaggataatatatttaataatgtgtaattacatagaagggttctgacattttagatagtgtttatatacacgagtcttgaaaacgttaagagacggagcttgtcgtacctgctgaggaagggcgttccatagccTGATTGCTGTAACAGTAAAGGAAtctgaatataatatatataaaattaaaattaaattaaatttaaatggcGCTTAAATACTaacaccactaaaaacgaaaaatcatacctatatctatatgatctatgctttaggtCAAGTCAATCCTTACGTTTCAGATACGTATGATGAATACGTATTAGATACagatattatttttcgtttttagtggtgttCGTATttaagcgccatctatgaaaattttatcgaacgttgccctgaaacttcctcattcgctaattcagtgtcaaacactgaatgatagcaatgtagaactaaccaatgtCAGATGGAACTCAACTGTCAACTTGACATTGGTTAGtactacattgctgcttcactgagtgatattaacaTAGCTATTtttataccaaaatttcaggtttgcaACTCATTTCGTTCGTTTACAGCGACCTGTGACAcacggaaagacagacagacatcaggGTAGTAGGactccgttttaccctttgggtacggaacccagaaaacaataaatttttaacCACGCCAAGGTACTTATTTAGCAGCTtccttttaattacttaaagcaAAGCGCCCATTATAACATTAATCGACTCAAACAATAAATCGAGTTCTCGTTTTACGCGCGATTGTTTCTTGCCAGGACTGTGTCGCATTAAAAGTTCTCATGGCAAAAAAGGAAGAAACAATTTACGGCTTTAATGCCTTTTCCCGTAATACAGTAGTTTGAAAGCAGTGCAGTGGCATAATGAAAAAGGCTACTTAATTCTTTAATCTGGACGCTAGAAATAAGGGTGTTTGTACACACATGagatttgaatttttattgatgaaaatattattttttgactAGTATTAAAGTTTtgatatgtacttacttatggactaagagccagcgcgtgtcagaccttcgttattttataaaagctaaaattttctctgcgtattgtgcccaacactgagaggaacCATGagactaagtgtctggcaaatggcaattctgaagaaaatataaaaaatagatttaatattttgacgtaagattttttacacctctaTTATccatctcccaaagccaccatgatccaaacaacgttcctcccagtgttggggactatTCAAACTCCATTACAGCAAAGTGCAGTCATCGCTAGTTAAAACAAGCTTAAACTAATAGAAAATAAGCTCAAAGATAAATCACAAGTATTAGAAATTGATAAATATCCTAATAAATACCTTGTTGAAGCTATTAAAAGCGATCTGAAACTTAACACGCACGATTTAATGAGAAGTGCACCTGCATCGCAATTGTTTAGCTACTGTGCGCACGCAACGTTGCATGATACGCTTTTTGTTATTCGATTTTTTCCTCTCTCGATGTTTTTGTTTCTCGATATTTTGTTTATCGATTTTTATTCATGCCACACCGTCGGGATTATTAGGTTTAATATGAGTCTCTCGATTCAATTTCGCCTTAATACTGCCTTAATTTTACTTGCGATTTGTGAATGGTGGTTATTTTGTGTAAAAGTTTAATCATGTTTTATGCaaagatatattttaaatacGTTGTTTAATTCTCGATTTTGTACTTTCTTTCGAGTTGCTAACCGACTTTTGCTATGACTACGGTTGACTACGGTTGATATTATGAACTTGTTGATTCAActaattatttctattttcaatCTCTTAACTGGTTGGAGATGGGaagcttcagccgtggctagttaccacctaggtgccacggattgacgtgattttttttatgggtaatgggtatagataaagacctggcgagtgacatacgctactttttatcaaagagtttcaacgggatttttaaaaacctaattccacgcggaaacACAGAAATAGTTCTCTTCAATTAACCGATAGTCTGACAATCCCACAACCCAACAACCCAAAATTTTTAAGGTCAAATTAAGGACTGGCTTATGGAAAAATGTTTCTATAGTGTAAATGATTATATGACCCATTAATGTAGATTTGACCTTAACTGTTTTGTTGCTGTTGTaggataattatttatattttatgataactaaatttttttttttttaattattattgacatcgACATGCGTTTTTAATGTAATAGAACAATTTGCACactaagttattggttgaatgtgttagaacaaaatagatttaagaccaaattgtaccacattctagcaaataaacactatttctatttctatttctatttctatttctaacatGGTAATATCTAAAATGGTAAAGTAAATACGGAGTTGTAGAAATGTAAAACAAAATGCTGCATGTAACACAATACGCTATCAAAGCTGCGTTCGGAAACTCGGCACCTGTTCACGTGTTTACAGAGACAACATCTTTAACACCAAAACATATTCTACAAGTTACGAGATGACAGCGTTTAGACTCAGCAAGTAtggctatagtccgcgacaggtcgagatggctatcggggtatgaggcgggcccagcacacccgcacgtcacccgcgctcacccgcaccggcttagcgcgggggatgtgtgtgtgtgtgtgtgtgtgtgtgtataagtgtctggcaatgacgtgatttttaagagaagaaaatataaaaaaaaattactttataggGGGAGGGGGGGCACATTGATTCACGGGGCACATTGGTACAGTATCTATATCTCAAAACCGATAAACGCTACACAGTCCGGCACATCACTAGAATGCTCAAGGGCATTCACAAGAATGACAGTTGTGACACCGTTCGCCGCCAGTTTGCCGTTGGACCTCAACGGTCACTAACGTGTTGAAAGTGGCGTGCGCCGCtgcctacaaaaaaaaaacgtgaaatgTAATTGTGTCTCAGGAGGATTCTTTTAgttgtttttgttattatttgttactacaggtaagtaaatatagttattattgtattttaaaatgtttttgattgcattattattatatattagataaaattaattgtttgtGGAAAAAGTCCGTTGGGGCACTTTGATACGGTAATGTGCGGGGTACAATGATACGTATCAATCTGCCCCTCTAGTGTATTAAAGTGCCCCGTcaaaaataatagtttattttattgtttattttctttttttcagaaaatggTGCGCACGTACAAACCCAAAACTGATAGAAAAAATATCAATGAAGAAAACATTGAAGACGCAATACGTGAAGTATTGTCAAAGACTTTATCTATACGCAAAGCAGCCGACAAATATAGCATCAAAACTGCGACCCTACAACATCGCATAGAAAAAGCCAGAAAATCATTTGAAGCTACCAGAATATTATCTACAAATGAAGCATCCTCTTCATTACAAGCAGAATCTTCTTTATCACAAGCAGGTCCATCTTCACCACAAATAGCACCATCTATGGAGATGGCACAAATAGCGTCATCTTCAGCACACACTACTACTGCAGCTTTATCATCACACACTGCTACAGCTACTTCATCAAACATCTATGGTTCCAAGTATACCGTTGCACAAGTTTTTTCAATCGAACAAGAAAAGGCATTGACTCAATATTTATTGAATTGTAGTAAAATGCACTACGGCCTTACATTGAGACAGCTTTTGACTTTGGCATACGAGTTCGCAGAATCCTCAGGGTGTAATTATCCAAAATCCTGGAAAAAAAACAAATGCGCTGGAAAAGATTGGGCAGCTGGCTTCAGGAAGAGAAACCCAGAATTGAGTCTACGAAAACCAGAAAACACAAGCGCAGCAAGAAGCTTTGCTTTTAATAAAGCTGCTGTAGCTCAATTTCATGATAATTACGAACGCATAATGAGACAGTACAATTTTACACCCGATCGAATAATAAACTTAGATGAAACAGGCATAAGCACAGTTCTTTCTACTCCTAAAGTTATTGCTGGAagaaaacaaagacaggtgggACAAATAGTTTCTGCAGAACGCGGAGAGTTAGTTACTTTCTGTGGTATTATTACTGCTACTGGTTCTTCTCTTCCTCCAGTTTATGTCTTTCCAAGAGTTCACTACAAAGATCACTTCCTAAATGGAGCTCCTGATGGAAGTCTAGGGTTGGCAAACAGAAGCGGCTGGATGACATCAGAATTGTTTATAAGAGTTTTGAAACACATTCAACGCCTTACTTCGAGCAATAAAGATAACCCAATTCTAATCATTTGTGACAACCACGAATCGCACATTTCAATAGAAGCTGTTAACTACTGTCGTGACAACGGTATTGTTTATTTGAGTCTGCCCCCACACACGTCACACAAATTGCAACCGCTTGATGTCAGTGTGTTCGGACCCTTCAAAGGCAAATTGAAGATAGCTTTCAACGACTGGCACATTCAAAATGTTGGAAAGACTTTGACCATATACAACATTGCTGAACTGTCAAAATTAGCATATTTGGAATCATTTACACCAAAGAATATCATAGGTGGTTTTTCCAAACCTGGAATTTGGCCAATTAATAAACTGGTATTTGGGGACGACGACTTTGCACCGATAGACATTTTCAGCACAGGTTATCACGATTTGACAGATGAGAACACTCACAAAACACAAGATTTACATTTTGTAGACTCGGAAACAACTCAAAATAATGAAGTTGTTGATAgagaacaaaataaaactccTACTTTGGATACCGACCCAATTTCAGTGTCTGATGCTGACGATTCTCTACATGTTTCTTCATCACAGGCTATGCTTACTCCTGACGTAGTTAGACCTTATCCAAAAAAGGCGATTACTGACAGTgtcttaaaaagaaaaggaagagAAAAGGGACGATCAAGAATATACACTGACACACCAGAAAAAAATAGATTAGAAAGCTTACGTAATGAAAAGGACAGGAAAAGAGAATTACAAAAAGCAAAACAGCATGCAAAAGAATTGAAAACAGCGAAAAATCTGTTGGGGTTAACTGAgccaaaaaagaaaaagagagtaactTCTTTGCCTGCAGAAATAGATTCCGATTCTAGTCTAGATGAAGTCGTGATGACGAGTGATAGTGAAGACATTGAAATGCCATCGGAATCAGAAGAAGAGGTAATTAATGAAGAACCAGTTAATCCTGAACACATAAATATTGGAGATTTCCTACTAATTAAGTTTGAGAAGAAGAAAACTGTGATTCACTACGTTGCCAAAGTCGTATTTAAGTATAATGTGACAGAATATGAAGTATCATATCTCAGAAAAAAAACAGGGTCTTATAAGTTCATATTTCCAATTGTGGAAGACAAAGCAAGTGTGGATGTTAGAGATGTAGTTTTGCAATTACCAAAACCAACTTTCTCCAAAGGCACATCTCGAACATCGTCGCTTTATTCATTTTCGGTAGGTTTAACTCGATATAATATCCAGTAGattgttttgtaatttatatgagagtttttatgattatttttgttaaatttttgatgtttgtttaattttttaagaaaactATTGTTCATTTTGATAGGAGgttctaatattatattttcattaacAATATTCAATGTTAAAGTCTGATtacttagtaagtatataaCTGATTATATAATTAAGAAAATAACAGAGAATTAGTCTTGTTCTATGATgacaatattgtttttttttgtgattataTTTCTTAAGTAACTTAAGAGACTGATTATGGCTAATGTGCACTCTTAATAAAAAGTGTTTTGCGATctcaatcaataaaattgttttatttcttaattttaagtaataataCAGTTTATATTGGGTTTTTAGTCAGTTTAAATTTGCATTTCATATGGATCTAAAATACGTATCAAACTGCCCCACCCCATGTATCAAAGTGCCCCACTGGTGGGGCAGAATGatacaaacattttattttcttaaaatcaCATTATCTCTATACGTCGCCAATTTTTGCGGTTTTTGCGTAGCCAAAATGTAAGCTGACATATCAGCCAATGCACAcatcaaaacaaatatttaaatataatgctTTATGGTCCTCAGAAAAgagatttaatttttgtgtatcaaagtgccccccctccccctaccgatataagattttttacacctgtattacctgttatcttccaaagccaccatgatccaaacaaacgttcctcccagtgttgggcacaatacgcagataagctttcagcttttataaaataacgaagctcTGGCACGCGGTGGACGGCTTAGTccgtaagaaaaagatgcgaatactctaaaattttgttgcgctcagaatcagtaccaattaatttatttttgttcaaCTTTATGGTGATCTTTCTAATAAGTCTATTAGAAAGATCACAAGTTGAACAAAGTTGAAGAAGttgaacaaaaataaattgactAAAAAAATGCTCTAACTTGTACCAAACTAGTAAACATCGACGCGTCAAAGGTTAAATTTGTACAACTTATTGTTGACGAAGTACCTACCAGTGACGATGGGGTGACGCCGAGGGATCAGAAAAGGTGTCTttgaaagtaaaaaaagaatttttatacTTATGGGATGCCATTCGGAAAAACAATTTTCCTAATTTTAGGTCGTTTTCTTATCACTTACTCCTAACTtctaattatgacgtagacatccgctaagaaaagattttcgaaaattcaattatataggggtttgaaatttgtgtagtccacgcggacgaagtcgcgagcataagctagtctaaatatataaaagaaaaaggtgactgactgactaattgactatcaacgcacagctcaaactactggatggatcggactgaaatttgacatgcagataactattacgacgtaggcatccgctaacaaaggatttttgaaaactcaacggggtgaaataggggtttgaaagttgtgtagttcacgcagagaaagtcgcgagcataagctagtattattataatatactaagtTCTGTCAATGTTTTGTTTTCATCTCTATCTATTCTCCGCTATGTGATGTAAATGGGAAAACCTGGCTTCCTAGGTCCACGCGGTCTCTTTCCTACGACAATGCCTATAAGCATGAGCTTTTCTAAATATCTCTCATCTCTGTAGCTATATCACTCAATCTTCGAGAATCTAGTTCTTGACTATGGAGTTTAGGAAAACCTTGATTTTATGAATTTCATTTCTAATTATTTACAATTGGAAGAAGTCctttgatataaaaataatatttttgataaagtTTATAATACTGACGGAACCAATGCCGCTAAAAATGCATTTGCAGGTAGTATAAATGACTTTATTATAAAACTGACGTTTTATCCTCGagcgaaaaaaaattatagcattAAAACCAacaattttaatgtaataagGGAAACAGCTGGATAACGAAACGATTTGATCCTCTGTAAATGTCAATGTtgttataatacttaatttcCAAATTAAAGTTAACGAAACTCCACGCCCAGTTTCACGACTGCTAATCAACAACCCCCTGGGGGCAATGAGTGTAAATTTTACGATCATACGCATCTGTATgctaggtattttaaaatgtctagAAGTATGAATTTTTTCAACTTTGCGCAAGGAAAATTGGCAGGCAGGAGACCGCTAAAGTtacgtcaaataatttattacagaCTTACTACTAAActtaagcgtagtgtgggacgacctccaaccctcTGGatcgatgacctgaagaaggtggtgggaagCGGATAGATGAGGAAAGCGGAGGATcatgtttggtggcgcgctcttggaaaggctcCTCTTGGCtttgtccagtagtggacgcaaacaggctgatggattggattggattggatagactagatgatgcccgcgacttatccgcgtagatttaggtattttaaaaatcccatgggagttctttaattttccgggatgctagctataactgtaccaaatttcgtcaaaatcggttgaacgggtggaccgtaaaaggctagcagacagactgacagacacactttcgcatttataatattagtatgggtagtatggaagtatggattaagcttttggtttcttgtatatcatggacttccgtaAAGTTTctcctgcttctatacaacagtctgatatagttttttttttaaatttatagactagcgcttggctgcaatcagacctggtggcaagtgatgatgcagcctaagatggagcgcgcttgcctagaagatgcctattcactcttgtcttgaaggtacccatattataattcggGTGTTTCAAATCTTGGCGgtttgaattagaaatgaggaggcaaatcgcttcgtacgtatccggggaatttcgactacgtacgggtgcagagtTTCGAAGTACACGGCTAGGCTTTATCCATTTTTGTTGGTATTAAAGGTCAAAAGCCTTGCAAGGGCTGGCAGGCGGTCGTTAATCCCAGCATCTCAATAAAAAATACGCCCTAGCGCTGCAACCGGCCAGCTTTTACGACTCATTTGGAGTTTTATATCGCCCCTATACATATACAAGTATACATATACAAGTATACTTGTAGTAAACACTGTTTCTGGACACCTAAATAAAGGAGGGGAATTTTGGGCTAGGGAACTTGGCTCTTTCatttcatcattattatcatcactaGCTAATGGCCGCGACTTTgcacgcgtgggtttaggtttttaaatatcccgtgggaactctttaatttttcgggattaaaagtagcctatgtcactctttaggtcttaaactatacccatgcgaaaaatcatgtcaatccgttgctctgttgcgacgtgattgaaggacaaacgaacaaaccaataaaccaacaaacaaacacactttcgcatttataatttaggtattgggtagtgatatactatgggtagtgattaaccCATGGTCGACTcactaatgagcacgggtcttctctcagaatgagaacggtttggccatagtttaccacgttttcctagtgcggattggcagacttcacacacagcTGAAATGACAATGGACAGGgcgcatagttcgaaaaaccgatagacgttggggtcctaaattgctagaatggtgacctcgcaccagaaagcgcagcgttggaagattaGTCCGCAGGTGGACAAACGAGTGAGtcacaaggagccgctggattcaggcggtgcaagaccggagcgtgtggaagtcatgatcatgatgatgacacctttgagaacattatgcagaactttagagcctcgatagctcaacggttaaaggagcggactgaaaaccgaaaggccgccggttcaaaccccacccgttgcactattgtcgtacctactcctagcataagccttacgcttaattggaggggaaatcGGAATATTAGTCAGAACTCTAAACTTGgctgatattttaaaaaaaatcaggcatgcaggtttcctcacactATTTTCCATCACCATTAAGCTAGTGACATTtagtaattgcttaaaacgcacgaaactccgaaaagtgtgaggtgcgtgcccgggatcgaacccttaaCCTCCCGAACAAGAAGGAAGGCatcatcttaaccactaggctattaacGCTCGTTTGTTTATATGCACCTAATTAGTTAGCGCTTTTTATTATCCCTTAAACACTGGCTGGCGCTGTCTCTGGCCATTTCCTTGTTTATGGTTCGGTTGTTTATATTATGTCCTCCAATAAACAATTTTATGGTTTTATCGTTATTTAAAGTTATCGGTTCGATATGGCTTTGTATGGTTAATCAATCTCGATTGAAAAAtacaaatcatcatcaacctatagacgtccactgctgaacataggtctcttgttgggacttccatacgccacggtcttgccgcgccgccgcctgaattcagcggccctctgcgactcgttttatgtcgtctgtccacctacgAGGGCAAAGTGAAAAGTTTTCGGCTGAGAAt from Maniola hyperantus chromosome 23, iAphHyp1.2, whole genome shotgun sequence includes:
- the LOC117993094 gene encoding uncharacterized protein, with the protein product MVRTYKPKTDRKNINEENIEDAIREVLSKTLSIRKAADKYSIKTATLQHRIEKARKSFEATRILSTNEASSSLQAESSLSQAGPSSPQIAPSMEMAQIASSSAHTTTAALSSHTATATSSNIYGSKYTVAQVFSIEQEKALTQYLLNCSKMHYGLTLRQLLTLAYEFAESSGCNYPKSWKKNKCAGKDWAAGFRKRNPELSLRKPENTSAARSFAFNKAAVAQFHDNYERIMRQYNFTPDRIINLDETGISTVLSTPKVIAGRKQRQVGQIVSAERGELVTFCGIITATGSSLPPVYVFPRVHYKDHFLNGAPDGSLGLANRSGWMTSELFIRVLKHIQRLTSSNKDNPILIICDNHESHISIEAVNYCRDNGIVYLSLPPHTSHKLQPLDVSVFGPFKGKLKIAFNDWHIQNVGKTLTIYNIAELSKLAYLESFTPKNIIGGFSKPGIWPINKLVFGDDDFAPIDIFSTGYHDLTDENTHKTQDLHFVDSETTQNNEVVDREQNKTPTLDTDPISVSDADDSLHVSSSQAMLTPDVVRPYPKKAITDSVLKRKGREKGRSRIYTDTPEKNRLESLRNEKDRKRELQKAKQHAKELKTAKNLLGLTEPKKKKRVTSLPAEIDSDSSLDEVVMTSDSEDIEMPSESEEEVINEEPVNPEHINIGDFLLIKFEKKKTVIHYVAKVVFKYNVTEYEVSYLRKKTGSYKFIFPIVEDKASVDVRDVVLQLPKPTFSKGTSRTSSLYSFSVGLTRYNIQ